A stretch of the Zeugodacus cucurbitae isolate PBARC_wt_2022May chromosome 6, idZeuCucr1.2, whole genome shotgun sequence genome encodes the following:
- the LOC128922760 gene encoding uncharacterized protein LOC128922760: MQPKMMSEGTNVMITTPGGTHASGNPLTAVAGARILEAPTPLKDEQKCSSKQKAEEAGNPARKSGKRFGAARRAARKQRLLAAGTSLQDSGTPRSVQTKFLRSQGKDSVYRRNQKARKELNTKLFARDHQSGTAMDPQVPGPARRVTPA; the protein is encoded by the coding sequence ATGCAACCCAAAATGATGAGCGAAGGTACTAACGTAATGATTACTACTCCAGGTGGAACCCACGCAAGTGGCAATCCACTCACGGCTGTGGCAGGGGCACGGATTCTGGAGGCCCCAACCCCGCTCAAAGACGAACAAAAATGTTCGTCAAAACAGAAAGCCGAGGAGGCAGGGAACCCTGCCCGAAAATCTGGTAAACGCTTTGGTGCCGCTAGACGCGCAGCGCGCAAACAGCGGTTACTGGCTGCCGGAACTAGTCTTCAGGACAGCGGGACCCCCCGATCGGTGCAAACGAAATTCCTCCGGAGTCAGGGAAAAGACTCCGTATACCGGAGGAACCAAAAAGCTCGAAAAGAGCTAAACACCAAGCTCTTTGCAAGGGACCACCAGAGCGGGACAGCAATGGACCCTCAGGTTCCGGGACCAGCAAGAAGGGTAACGCCAGCATAG